The Hemicordylus capensis ecotype Gifberg chromosome 6, rHemCap1.1.pri, whole genome shotgun sequence genome window below encodes:
- the LOC128329598 gene encoding vomeronasal type-2 receptor 26-like produces the protein MVPNEAHQYMGIIRLLQSFDWTWIGVFAVDDESGDHFLGALEPLLSQNAICSAFTERIPNQGNFLDVTELGSRGQNFYKAFMDKKAKTFVIYGETITFIWLSTLIAIAAPEYEENRSVGKVWIMTAQIEFAIVGLIRNWKFEIFNGTFYFALHANEPVGFQAYLQNVKPQWSHEDHFLKDFWEQAFDCSFPNLQMLMEDDRTCTGEERLESLPESVFEMCMTGHSYSIYNAVYVVAHALHAMDSSTSKHRAIEGGKRVDVQDLQPWQLHPLLQGIWFNNSAGESVSFNENWELTTTRFDIMNMIIFPNNSFLKVKVGTVDPTDGKGFILNEGPIVWHKSFNQVPPLSQCSDSCLPGYQKKRKEGEMFCCYDCAVCSEGEISVQKDVLNCSKCPEDQYPSKSHDECIPKSLNFLSYEEPLGISLASVAVSLSLITALVLGTFIKHKESPIVKANNRDITYALLLSLMLCFLSTLLFLGQPNKLTCFIRQSAFGIIFSVAVSCVLAKTITVVVAFMATKPGSSMRKLARKRLTKLTVLSCSLFQVGICAVWLGNSPPFPVLDMQSLPEEIIAECNEGSLVMFYLVLGYMGLLSTISFMVAFLARKLPDTFNEAKFITFSMLMFCSVWLSFVPTYLSTKGKSMVAVEIFSILASSAGLLVCIFSPKCYIILLKPKLNSREQLIRIKN, from the exons ATGGTCCCAAATGAGGCCCATCAATACATGGGGATTATCCGGTTGCTTCAGTCTTTTGATTGGACATGGATTGGGGTATTTGCTGTGGACGATGAGAGTGGAGACCACTTCTTGGGGGCCCTGGAGCCATTACTTTCCCAAAATGCTATCTGTTCAGCCTTTACGGAAAGAATCCCAAACCAAGGCAATTTCCTTGACGTTACTGAACTCGGTAGTAGGGGACAAAATTTTTATAAAGCATTCATGGATAAGAAAGCCAAGACATTTGTCATCTATGGTGAAACAATAACTTTTATATGGCTGAGCACCTTAATCGCTATAGCAGCTCCTGAGTATGAGGAAAACAGATCTGTTGGAAAAGTGTGGATTATGACAGCCCAGATTGAGTTTGCAATAGTGGGCCTCATAAGGAACTGGAAATTTGAAATATTCAACGGTACCTTTTACTTTGCTCTTCATGCAAATGAACCTGTAGGGTTTCAGGCATATCTTCAGAATGTAAAACCTCAGTGGTCCCATGAAGATCATTTTCTGAAGGACTTCTGGGAACAAGCCTTTGATTGTTCCTTTCCAAATCTCCAGATGCTCATGGAAGATGATAGAACTTGtactggggaggagaggctggagaGCCTTCCTGAGTCTGTTTTTGAAATGTGCATGACTGGCCACAGCTACAGCATCTATAATGCTGTCTATGTtgtagcacatgctttgcatgccatgGACTCCTCTACATCCAAACACAGAGCAATAGAGGGGGGTAAAAGAGTTGACGTTCAGGATCTACAGCCTTGGCAG CTCCACCCACTTCTTCAAGGCATTTGGTTTAACAATtcagcaggagagagtgtgtcCTTTAATGAGAACTGGGAATTGACAACTACTAGATTTGATATCATGAACATGATTATCTTCCCAAACAACTCCTTTCTTAAAGTGAAAGTTGGAACAGTGGATCCCACAGATGGAAAAGGATTCATTCTTAATGAGGGACCAATTGTGTGGCACAAAAGCTTTAACCAG GTGCCTCCCCTTTCCCAGTGTAGTGACTCTTGCCTCCCGGGTTatcagaagaaaaggaaagaaggggaaatgttttgctgctatgattgtgCTGTATGCTCAGAAGGGGAAATCTCGGTCCAGAAGG ATGTGCTGAATTGTTCCAAATGTCCAGAAGATCAATATCCAAGCAAGAGCCATGATGAATGCATCCCCAAAAGTCTAAACTTTCTGTCCTATGAAGAACCTTTAGGGATCAGTTTAGCCTCTGTTGCTGTTTCTTTGTCCCTGATCACAGCCTTGGTGCTAGGAACTTTTATAAAGCATAAAGAAAGCCCcatagtcaaagccaacaacaGAGACATCACTTACGCGCTCCTCCTCTCCCTGATGCTCTGCTTCCTCTCTACCTTACTATTTCTTGGTCAGCCAAATAAGTTGACCTGCTTCATCCGACAATCTGCTTTCGGCAtcatcttctcagtggctgtttcatgtgtgttggccaaaaccatcactgtggttgTAGCATTCATGGCCACCAAACCAGGGTCCAGCATGAGGAAGTTGGCCAGAAAAAGACTAACCAAACTCACTGTCCTTTCCTGTTCTCTTTTTCAAGTGGGTATCTGTGCAGTGTGGCTAGGAAACTCTCCCCCATTCCCTGTCTTGGACATGCAGTCactgcctgaagagatcatagcAGAATGTAATGAAGGTTCTCTTGTCATGTTTTATCTTGTCCTGGGCTACATGGGACTTCTGTCCACCATAAGTTTCATggtggctttcctagccaggaaaTTGCCAGACACttttaatgaagccaagttcatcaccttcagtatgctgatgttctgcagtgtttggttGTCTTTTGTTCCAACCTACCTGAGCACCAAAGGGAAatccatggtggctgtggagatcttctctaTCTTAGCCTCCAGCGCTGGATTACTGGTTTGTATCTTTTCCCCTAAATGCTACATCATTTTGCTGAAGCCTAAACTAAACAGCAGAGAGCAGCTAATTAGAATAAAGAATTAA